The genomic interval GAGCACGCTGCGGCTCTGGGTGTAGTCGGAGACGGTCAGGGCGAGATCGACCCGGCCGTGCATCATGGTGAACGCGCGGACGCGCTCCAGCGGCCCGCAGAGATCGTAGACATCGAGCGGCATGGACTGCAGGTACGGTGCGACGAGGTTGGCGAATCCCTTGCGGAACTCGGCGTCACCCGACCGGAGTTCAGGGGTGTACAGCCGCAGGTCGTGCGAGAGGAACTTCGCCGCCTTGTGGGCCAGCAAGTCCCGCGCGCCGTTGCGCAGCAGAAAGGCGTCGGCGTACTGGTGCACCAGAACGCGGTCGCGGATGCTGCGCAGTTCGCCCCGTCGGTTGGTGATGGACGGGGCGTCGCTCTCGCGCTCCCAGATCCACCGGTAGACGGGGACGGGGAGCAGGGTGATCGTCCGTGCGCAGTACCAGGCGACGGTCGAGAAGTAGGTGTCCTCGAAGTAGAGCTCTTCCGGGAAGCGGATGCCCTGGTCGAGCAGGAAGTCCAGCCGGTAGAGCTTGGCCGCGGCGATCGGGTCGTCGAACAGTTCGGGCATGGCACGCAGGCCGCCCTCCACGGTCCGGGCGGTGCCGTACAGCTGCGGCTGCCAGACCGTCACCTCGTCCTTGGCGAGGTTGACCCGCAAAGCGCGGCCCGCCGTGATCTCGGCGCCGGTGGCGAGCGCCGATTGGAGGAGCGACTCGCAGGCCTTGTGCGGCAGTTCGTCGTCCGCGTCGAGGAACATCAGGTACTGACCGGTGGCCACGGCGATGCCGTTGTTGCGGGGTGCGCCGACCCCGCCACTGTTGCTCTCGCGCCCGATGACGCGTACTCGCCCGTCGCGGGCGGCGTATTGCCGGGCGACAGCGAGCGTGCCGTCGGTGGAGGCGTCGTCGACGACGATCACCTCGACCTGCGAGTGGGTCTGACGCAGTGCCGAGTCCAGGGCGCGCCCGAGCGTGGCGCTCGCGTTGAACGCGCCGATGACGATGGAGACGCGGTAGTGGTCGGCCGGTGCGGGAGTACTCATCGCCGCCGCCCCTCGGCCTCCACCCAGCGCACATCAGCGTGTGGACCGGGAGGGTGGAAGACGGGGTCCGCGGCATAGCCGACCCCCGGCGCGGCGTGTCCGTCCTGCTCGTCGTAGCGAAAGCCCACGTCGTGACGGGGTTCGGGGTACGGCTGGAAGCCTGGGTCCTCGTACGGCTCCGGGGCGGGGAAGCGCTGCTCCACCGGTACGCCCGCGACGGTCACTGGGTCGTATACGGGCTCGTCGCCGCCCCTGCGGTGACGGCCGGCGTGGAGATGGCTGGCGACACTGCCCACGGCGACGAGGGGCTCGGGGGCCAGTTCCTCGACCACCCGGGTGAAGTCGCGGGTGGAGAGCCAGAACTTGTACATGATGACCAGCTCGAAGAGGCCGAGCAGCACCGCGGAGACGGCGGTGGTCCACAGGATCTGGCCGATCAGTGGACCGATGATGAAGATGAACATCTGGAATTCGATGCCGCTGATGAGGTGCGGCCGCATCCTGGTGCGCAGCAGCGCTTGGCGCAGCCGTGTGTACCAGGGGAAGCGGTCGCGGAACTGGGCGTGCAGGTCCACGACGTTCTCGGCCTGCTGCTTGAGGAGGTCGGCCTCGACACCGGGATTTTCCCGGAGAAGGTCCTCCATGAAGACGACTCCCGGCCCCTCGGGGGCCTCGGCCTCGCGCCTGGCCTCCTTGAGCTTCTCGATCTTCGTACGCATCGACATGCGCATCTTGTAGATCTGGAGGGCGTCGACGTACCGGAGCATGTCGAGGAAGACGACGACCAGGGCAGCGATCAGGTACCAGGCGCTCTCGCTGCGGAGGTACTGACCGCCCATCAGGGCGAGCGCGCAGAAGAGGACGCGGATGCGGTCGAAGACGTAGTCCAGCCAGCCGCCGAAGACCGTGCCGTTCCCCTTGAGGCGGGCCAGCTTTCCGTCGATGCAGTCCAGGATGAAGCTGACGTGGTAGAGCGCGGCTCCGATGATGAGCGACTGGGTGTCACCGCGAAGGAAGAAGCCCGCGGAGCCGAGGCCGACGAACAGGGCTGCCCAGGTGACGCCGTTAGGGGTGATGAACCCGAAGCGCGCGATGCGGATGAGCACCCTGGTAGCGACCGGATCGACCAGGAGCACGGTCCACCAGGCGTCACGCTTCTTGCAGGTGAGCTTCTGCACAGCCCGCAGAGACAGCTTCCTCTTCCCCATAACCCCTCAGCCGTGGACGTCCAGCACAGCCCCGACGCGCCGCTCTCGCGGCCACTGGGGGCGGGATGCCCACAGTTTGTTTACCAACTGCGCACATCTAGCGCTGCGCAGCTTAAATGAATCTTAAAGAATCACACAATCAGATTACCGTTGACCACGGAGCGCGACGAAAGATGAACGGTCGGTTAATCAGCGTCCAACGGCTCACCAACCCCGCCCACCCGCTCCTCACGGAGTCTTTATGCGGCAGTATGAGTGTGACAACTTATGATCACGTGATGATCGACACACGATAGAGGTTTCTCCGCACCCGACCGTAGGTGCGAAGTCTGTCTATAGTTCTCGGACGGCTGTCCGATTCAGGCGATCGCGACACCCCATGCCGTGTGACCGTGCGCAGCTCGGACCGCCGCACCCCACGGCCCGGTTCGATCTCTCGACGTACGGACGGACTTCCCCAGCTCGCGTCAACGCGCAGGCGGAAGAGGCTATTCACCCCCCAGGTGGCACACCAGACCGGTGTGTCCTTCGTCCGGGCCAGAGGAATCGAACAGTATGAGCGAAGCCACGGCAACGCACGGCCGACGCGCCACCCGTGAAGGCGGAGGCCGCAGACGCGGCAGGGAACGAACGCGCGGACAGCGCGTACGCCGGTGGGTCGGATGGAGTCTGGTCGCTCTCCTCCTGGTCGCGGGCGGCACAGCGTGGTGGCTCTACCACCGCCTGGACTCCAACATCACCGGAGTCGACCTGAACAAGGCGCTCGGCGAGGACCGCCCGGAGAAGCTCCCCACCAGCGGTCAGAACCTTCTCGTCCTCGGCTCCGACTCGCGCGCCGGTGCGGAGAACAAGGACCTGGGCGGCGGCGGCAACGTCGGAGGCGCCCGCTCCGACACCGCGATGGTCGTCCACATACCCGAGGGCCGCGCCAAGGCGACCGCGGTCTCCATCCCCCGCGACACGCTGGTGAGCCGGCCCGAGTGCACCAAGGCCGACGGTTCGTCCGTCTCCGCCGCCGACCGCGTCATGTTCAACTCGGTCTACTCGCAGGCCGGCCCGACCTGTGTGGTCAAGACGGTCGAGAAGATGTCCGGGATTCGCATCGACCACTACATGGAGATCAACTTCGCGGGCTTCAAGGACCTGGTGGACGCGATCGGCGGGGTCACCGTGACCATCGACGAGCCGATCCGCGACAAGGCCAGCGGGCTCGAACTCGAAGCGGGCACCCACCGTCTGACCGGTACCCAGTCGCTCGCCTTCGTACGGACGCGGCACGGCATCGGTGACGGCAGCGACCTGGGGCGCATCGGGCTGCAGCAGCAGTTCATGCTCGCGCTGCTCAGTGAGATCAAGAAGCAGGACCTGCTCAGCAGCCCCACCAAGACATACAAGATCGCGAATTCCGCGACCGGCTCGCTGACCACCGACTCGGAGCTCGCCTCGCTCACCAAGCTCGCCGAGTTCGCCCGCTCCATGAACGGCATCGACCCGGCGTCGATGGAGACCATCATGCTGCCGGTGCGCTATGACACCAAGGACCCCAACCGCGTGGTCGCCGCCGAGCCTCAGGTCACCCAATTGTGGAAGGCCCTCCGCGCCGACCAGGAGATTCCCGAGTCCGCGAAGAAGTCCCCCGCTACCGGTGGCGGTTCCTGAGCGGACCCCGGCAAGCAGGGCCGCCGCAGCGCAAGGTCGTGCTGATCGGCCGTCGAGCAGCCAACGCGAAACGCCCGGCCGGAGTTTCCCGGCCGGGCGTTTCGCGTGGAGCGCCGTCTCACGTCGTTGCACGGAGCACCTGGTCGACGGCTCCTCCGTGCCGTTCCAGCGGAAGTGCTTCAGCCGACCCGTACCGCCGGGGCCATCGCTAGGCCCGGCTCGTTGTTCTGCTGAGCGATGTACAGGGCCCCGTCCGAGCCGATCATGCCCAGCACTATCCGGCCGTGCGCGTCGAGCGCGAGGGCCGGGGCCGCCGGGGTCCGTTCACCGGTGGGCGACCACCACACGCCGGCGCCCTCGTTCTCCGTGCCGCACGCCGCCAGCATGACCTGGCCGTCCAGCTCCCGGTGAGCGATCACCGTGCAGTCGTAACCGTCCAGAACGGCGCGCAGGACAGTGGCCGGGCCCTCCGCCGGAGCGCCGCCCAACGGGATCACCCAGGTGCCGGGGCGATGCGCCACGATGCCGTTGCCCGCCGGATCGGTCCAGTAGTAGGTGTGGCGGCCCGGCGCCGTCTCCAGA from Streptomyces sp. CA-278952 carries:
- a CDS encoding CDP-alcohol phosphatidyltransferase family protein — protein: MQKLTCKKRDAWWTVLLVDPVATRVLIRIARFGFITPNGVTWAALFVGLGSAGFFLRGDTQSLIIGAALYHVSFILDCIDGKLARLKGNGTVFGGWLDYVFDRIRVLFCALALMGGQYLRSESAWYLIAALVVVFLDMLRYVDALQIYKMRMSMRTKIEKLKEARREAEAPEGPGVVFMEDLLRENPGVEADLLKQQAENVVDLHAQFRDRFPWYTRLRQALLRTRMRPHLISGIEFQMFIFIIGPLIGQILWTTAVSAVLLGLFELVIMYKFWLSTRDFTRVVEELAPEPLVAVGSVASHLHAGRHRRGGDEPVYDPVTVAGVPVEQRFPAPEPYEDPGFQPYPEPRHDVGFRYDEQDGHAAPGVGYAADPVFHPPGPHADVRWVEAEGRRR
- a CDS encoding LCP family protein: MSEATATHGRRATREGGGRRRGRERTRGQRVRRWVGWSLVALLLVAGGTAWWLYHRLDSNITGVDLNKALGEDRPEKLPTSGQNLLVLGSDSRAGAENKDLGGGGNVGGARSDTAMVVHIPEGRAKATAVSIPRDTLVSRPECTKADGSSVSAADRVMFNSVYSQAGPTCVVKTVEKMSGIRIDHYMEINFAGFKDLVDAIGGVTVTIDEPIRDKASGLELEAGTHRLTGTQSLAFVRTRHGIGDGSDLGRIGLQQQFMLALLSEIKKQDLLSSPTKTYKIANSATGSLTTDSELASLTKLAEFARSMNGIDPASMETIMLPVRYDTKDPNRVVAAEPQVTQLWKALRADQEIPESAKKSPATGGGS